The Epinephelus lanceolatus isolate andai-2023 chromosome 8, ASM4190304v1, whole genome shotgun sequence genome includes a window with the following:
- the rnf223 gene encoding RING finger protein 223: MEQIWHMQVSPQDTAGDLKKKVSVTSQPECSICYNYYDNVFKTPKLLECTHTFCLECLSRLMAVSLADQDDNSGSTRLSCPFCRHPTMLPEEGPPALTTSREVLCKLPSHQQHEEPVWLEGEKLCYKSSGQDASSGAPDSPSAFCICIDIGASKAVDAPIQTQTQTRTFGLLDRLSDWKRMVLFIVLMVLLIVVVLWPLQCVFSTGNMRCMREPIHSNPTTPPTTTTHLNLFTRQTGLTD, encoded by the coding sequence ATGGAACAGATTTGGCACATGCAGGTCTCCCCCCAGGACACTGCCGGAGATCTGAAAAAGAAGGTGTCAGTCACTAGCCAGCCAGAGTGCTCCATCTGCTACAACTACTACGACAATGTCTTCAAAACACCCAAGCTGCTGGAGTGCACCCACACCTTCTGTCTGGAGTGCCTCTCCCGCCTCATGGCTGTCTCTCTGGCTGACCAGGACGATAACAGCGGCAGCACTCGCCTCTCCTGTCCCTTCTGCCGTCACCCCACCATGCTGCCTGAGGAGGGACCCCCTGCTCTGACAACCAGCCGCGAGGTCCTCTGCAAGCTGCCCAGCCACCAGCAGCACGAAGAGCCAGTGTGGCTGGAGGGGGAGAAGCTGTGCTACAAGAGCTCAGGGCAGGACGCCAGCTCGGGCGCCCCTGACAGTCCATCAGCCTTCTGCATCTGCATTGATATTGGAGCGAGTAAGGCAGTGGATGCTCCAATCCAGACCCAGACCCAGACCCGGACTTTTGGCCTGCTGGACCGGCTATCAGACTGGAAGAGGATGGTGCTCTTCATTGTGCTCATGGTGCTGCTTATTGTAGTTGTGTTGTGGCCACTGCAGTGTGTATTCAGCACTGGGAACATGCGCTGTATGCGAGAACCTATTCACTCAAACCCAACTACCCCCCCAACAACTACCACTCATCTCAACCTGTTCACCAGGCAAACTGGTCTGACAGATTAA
- the ptpn11b gene encoding tyrosine-protein phosphatase non-receptor type 11b isoform X2 — MTSRRWFHPNITGIDAEQLLLTRGVHGSFLARPSKSNPGDFTLSVRRNDEVTHIKIQNSGDYYDLYGGEKFATLAELVQYYTEQQDLLRERNGHVIELKYPLNCKDPTSERWYHGHLSGRDAEKLLTEKGKAGSFLVRESQSKPGDFVLSVLTNEEKHENVDRKTKVTHVMIRYQDGKYDVGGGERFDTLADLVDHYKKNPMVEKSGIVVHLKQPFNATRINAANIENRVRELNKVADNSEKPKQGFWEEFEVLQQQECKLLYPRKEGQKPENKSKNRYKNILPFDTTRVELREADPDVPGSDYINANYIRSVNEEGRHGDEGKVFIATQGCLQNTVVDFWKMAYQENTHVIVMTTKEMERGRNKCVRYWPDLHATKEFGKVLVRNVDERPAQDYILRKLEVTRLDRKEPLRYIWHYQYLSWPDHGVPNEPGGVLWFLEEVNRTQSTIPDTGPIVVHCSAGIGRTGTIIVIDILIDIINRQGLDCDIDIPKTIQRVRQQRSGMVQTEAQYKFIYMAVQQYIDTAQKRLEEEQRNKMKEREYSNIKYPQMTNSRSKASMASSRSSSVMTNDDSSSVYENINFKSPQTSFSSNTRR; from the exons GCGCAACGATGAGGTGACCCACATTAAGATCCAGAACTCAGGTGACTACTACGACCTGTACGGAGGCGAGAAGTTCGCCACGCTTGCTGAGCTGGTGCAGTATTACACCGAACAACAGGACCTGCTGCGTGAGAGGAAcggccatgtcatcgagctcAAGTACCCACTCAACTGCAAGGACCCCACCTCTGAGAG GTGGTATCATGGGCACCTCTCTGGCCGAGATGCAGAGAAACTGCTCACAGAAAAAGGCAAAGCTGGTAGCTTCCTGGTACGGGAGAGCCAGAGTAAACCGGGTGACTTCGTCCTCTCCGTTCTCACCAATGAGGAGAAACATGAGAATGTGGACCGCAAGACCAAGGTCACCCACGTTATGATACGCTACCAG GACGGTAAATACGATGTGGGAGGCGGTGAGAGGTTCGACACTCTGGCTGACCTGGTGGATCACTACAAGAAGAACCCCATGGTGGAGAAGAGTGGAATTGTAGTGCACCTCAAACAG CCCTTTAACGCCACAAGGATAAATGCAGCCAACATTGAGAACCGGGTACGAGAGCTCAACAAAGTAGCAGACAACTCTGAGAAACCCAAACAAGGATTCTGGGAAGAATTTGAG GTACTTCAGCAGCAGGAGTGCAAACTGCTGTATCCCCGGAAAGAAGGCCAGAAGCCAGAAAACAAGAGTAAAAACAGATACAAGAATATCCTCCCCT TTGACACAACTCGTGTTGAACTCAGGGAAGCAGATCCAGATGTTCCTGGTTCAGACTACATCAATGCCAACTACATCAGA AGTGTGAATGAAGAGGGGCGCCATGGGGACGAGGGCAAAGTCTTCATCGCAACCCAAGGGTGCCTACAAAATACAGTTGTTGACTTCTGGAAGATGGCGTATCAGGAGAATACACATGTCATCGTCATGACCACGAAGGAGATGGAGCGAGGACGG AATAAATGTGTCCGTTACTGGCCTGACCTCCACGCCACTAAGGAGTTTGGGAAGGTGCTGGTAAGGAACGTGGATGAGCGGCCAGCACAAGACTATATCCTGAGGAAGCTGGAGGTGACCCGTCTGGACCGG AAGGAGCCTCTGAGGTACATCTGGCACTACCAGTACCTGAGCTGGCCGGACCATGGGGTGCCCAATGAGCCCGGCGGTGTCCTCTGGTTTCTAGAGGAGGTCAACCGCACCCAGAGTACCATTCCAGACACTGGACCCATCGTCGTCCACTGCAG TGCAGGCATCGGTAGGACGGGCACCATTATCGTCATCGACATCCTCATTGACATTATTAACCGCCAAG GTCTAGATTGTGACATCGACATCCCTAAGACCATCCAGAGAGTACGGCAGCAGAGGTCAGGCATGGTGCAGACAGAGGCCCAGTACAAGTTCATCTACATGGCTGTGCAGCAGTACATAGACACAGCTCAGAAGAgactggaggaggagcag AGGAATAAGATGAAGGAGAGGGAATATTCCAATATCAAATATCCCCAGATGACCAACTCAAGGTCCAAAGCCAGCATGGCATCCTCACGCTCTTCTTCTGT GATGACAAATGATGATTCATCAAGTGTGTACGAGAACATAAACTTTAAAAGCCCTCAGACATCTTTTAGCAGTAACACCAGGAGGTAA
- the ptpn11b gene encoding tyrosine-protein phosphatase non-receptor type 11b isoform X1: MTSRRWFHPNITGIDAEQLLLTRGVHGSFLARPSKSNPGDFTLSVRRNDEVTHIKIQNSGDYYDLYGGEKFATLAELVQYYTEQQDLLRERNGHVIELKYPLNCKDPTSERWYHGHLSGRDAEKLLTEKGKAGSFLVRESQSKPGDFVLSVLTNEEKHENVDRKTKVTHVMIRYQQDGKYDVGGGERFDTLADLVDHYKKNPMVEKSGIVVHLKQPFNATRINAANIENRVRELNKVADNSEKPKQGFWEEFEVLQQQECKLLYPRKEGQKPENKSKNRYKNILPFDTTRVELREADPDVPGSDYINANYIRSVNEEGRHGDEGKVFIATQGCLQNTVVDFWKMAYQENTHVIVMTTKEMERGRNKCVRYWPDLHATKEFGKVLVRNVDERPAQDYILRKLEVTRLDRKEPLRYIWHYQYLSWPDHGVPNEPGGVLWFLEEVNRTQSTIPDTGPIVVHCSAGIGRTGTIIVIDILIDIINRQGLDCDIDIPKTIQRVRQQRSGMVQTEAQYKFIYMAVQQYIDTAQKRLEEEQRNKMKEREYSNIKYPQMTNSRSKASMASSRSSSVMTNDDSSSVYENINFKSPQTSFSSNTRR, from the exons GCGCAACGATGAGGTGACCCACATTAAGATCCAGAACTCAGGTGACTACTACGACCTGTACGGAGGCGAGAAGTTCGCCACGCTTGCTGAGCTGGTGCAGTATTACACCGAACAACAGGACCTGCTGCGTGAGAGGAAcggccatgtcatcgagctcAAGTACCCACTCAACTGCAAGGACCCCACCTCTGAGAG GTGGTATCATGGGCACCTCTCTGGCCGAGATGCAGAGAAACTGCTCACAGAAAAAGGCAAAGCTGGTAGCTTCCTGGTACGGGAGAGCCAGAGTAAACCGGGTGACTTCGTCCTCTCCGTTCTCACCAATGAGGAGAAACATGAGAATGTGGACCGCAAGACCAAGGTCACCCACGTTATGATACGCTACCAG CAGGACGGTAAATACGATGTGGGAGGCGGTGAGAGGTTCGACACTCTGGCTGACCTGGTGGATCACTACAAGAAGAACCCCATGGTGGAGAAGAGTGGAATTGTAGTGCACCTCAAACAG CCCTTTAACGCCACAAGGATAAATGCAGCCAACATTGAGAACCGGGTACGAGAGCTCAACAAAGTAGCAGACAACTCTGAGAAACCCAAACAAGGATTCTGGGAAGAATTTGAG GTACTTCAGCAGCAGGAGTGCAAACTGCTGTATCCCCGGAAAGAAGGCCAGAAGCCAGAAAACAAGAGTAAAAACAGATACAAGAATATCCTCCCCT TTGACACAACTCGTGTTGAACTCAGGGAAGCAGATCCAGATGTTCCTGGTTCAGACTACATCAATGCCAACTACATCAGA AGTGTGAATGAAGAGGGGCGCCATGGGGACGAGGGCAAAGTCTTCATCGCAACCCAAGGGTGCCTACAAAATACAGTTGTTGACTTCTGGAAGATGGCGTATCAGGAGAATACACATGTCATCGTCATGACCACGAAGGAGATGGAGCGAGGACGG AATAAATGTGTCCGTTACTGGCCTGACCTCCACGCCACTAAGGAGTTTGGGAAGGTGCTGGTAAGGAACGTGGATGAGCGGCCAGCACAAGACTATATCCTGAGGAAGCTGGAGGTGACCCGTCTGGACCGG AAGGAGCCTCTGAGGTACATCTGGCACTACCAGTACCTGAGCTGGCCGGACCATGGGGTGCCCAATGAGCCCGGCGGTGTCCTCTGGTTTCTAGAGGAGGTCAACCGCACCCAGAGTACCATTCCAGACACTGGACCCATCGTCGTCCACTGCAG TGCAGGCATCGGTAGGACGGGCACCATTATCGTCATCGACATCCTCATTGACATTATTAACCGCCAAG GTCTAGATTGTGACATCGACATCCCTAAGACCATCCAGAGAGTACGGCAGCAGAGGTCAGGCATGGTGCAGACAGAGGCCCAGTACAAGTTCATCTACATGGCTGTGCAGCAGTACATAGACACAGCTCAGAAGAgactggaggaggagcag AGGAATAAGATGAAGGAGAGGGAATATTCCAATATCAAATATCCCCAGATGACCAACTCAAGGTCCAAAGCCAGCATGGCATCCTCACGCTCTTCTTCTGT GATGACAAATGATGATTCATCAAGTGTGTACGAGAACATAAACTTTAAAAGCCCTCAGACATCTTTTAGCAGTAACACCAGGAGGTAA
- the ptpn11b gene encoding tyrosine-protein phosphatase non-receptor type 11b isoform X3: MVRWFHPNITGIDAEQLLLTRGVHGSFLARPSKSNPGDFTLSVRRNDEVTHIKIQNSGDYYDLYGGEKFATLAELVQYYTEQQDLLRERNGHVIELKYPLNCKDPTSERWYHGHLSGRDAEKLLTEKGKAGSFLVRESQSKPGDFVLSVLTNEEKHENVDRKTKVTHVMIRYQQDGKYDVGGGERFDTLADLVDHYKKNPMVEKSGIVVHLKQPFNATRINAANIENRVRELNKVADNSEKPKQGFWEEFEVLQQQECKLLYPRKEGQKPENKSKNRYKNILPFDTTRVELREADPDVPGSDYINANYIRSVNEEGRHGDEGKVFIATQGCLQNTVVDFWKMAYQENTHVIVMTTKEMERGRNKCVRYWPDLHATKEFGKVLVRNVDERPAQDYILRKLEVTRLDRKEPLRYIWHYQYLSWPDHGVPNEPGGVLWFLEEVNRTQSTIPDTGPIVVHCSAGIGRTGTIIVIDILIDIINRQGLDCDIDIPKTIQRVRQQRSGMVQTEAQYKFIYMAVQQYIDTAQKRLEEEQRNKMKEREYSNIKYPQMTNSRSKASMASSRSSSVMTNDDSSSVYENINFKSPQTSFSSNTRR; this comes from the exons GCGCAACGATGAGGTGACCCACATTAAGATCCAGAACTCAGGTGACTACTACGACCTGTACGGAGGCGAGAAGTTCGCCACGCTTGCTGAGCTGGTGCAGTATTACACCGAACAACAGGACCTGCTGCGTGAGAGGAAcggccatgtcatcgagctcAAGTACCCACTCAACTGCAAGGACCCCACCTCTGAGAG GTGGTATCATGGGCACCTCTCTGGCCGAGATGCAGAGAAACTGCTCACAGAAAAAGGCAAAGCTGGTAGCTTCCTGGTACGGGAGAGCCAGAGTAAACCGGGTGACTTCGTCCTCTCCGTTCTCACCAATGAGGAGAAACATGAGAATGTGGACCGCAAGACCAAGGTCACCCACGTTATGATACGCTACCAG CAGGACGGTAAATACGATGTGGGAGGCGGTGAGAGGTTCGACACTCTGGCTGACCTGGTGGATCACTACAAGAAGAACCCCATGGTGGAGAAGAGTGGAATTGTAGTGCACCTCAAACAG CCCTTTAACGCCACAAGGATAAATGCAGCCAACATTGAGAACCGGGTACGAGAGCTCAACAAAGTAGCAGACAACTCTGAGAAACCCAAACAAGGATTCTGGGAAGAATTTGAG GTACTTCAGCAGCAGGAGTGCAAACTGCTGTATCCCCGGAAAGAAGGCCAGAAGCCAGAAAACAAGAGTAAAAACAGATACAAGAATATCCTCCCCT TTGACACAACTCGTGTTGAACTCAGGGAAGCAGATCCAGATGTTCCTGGTTCAGACTACATCAATGCCAACTACATCAGA AGTGTGAATGAAGAGGGGCGCCATGGGGACGAGGGCAAAGTCTTCATCGCAACCCAAGGGTGCCTACAAAATACAGTTGTTGACTTCTGGAAGATGGCGTATCAGGAGAATACACATGTCATCGTCATGACCACGAAGGAGATGGAGCGAGGACGG AATAAATGTGTCCGTTACTGGCCTGACCTCCACGCCACTAAGGAGTTTGGGAAGGTGCTGGTAAGGAACGTGGATGAGCGGCCAGCACAAGACTATATCCTGAGGAAGCTGGAGGTGACCCGTCTGGACCGG AAGGAGCCTCTGAGGTACATCTGGCACTACCAGTACCTGAGCTGGCCGGACCATGGGGTGCCCAATGAGCCCGGCGGTGTCCTCTGGTTTCTAGAGGAGGTCAACCGCACCCAGAGTACCATTCCAGACACTGGACCCATCGTCGTCCACTGCAG TGCAGGCATCGGTAGGACGGGCACCATTATCGTCATCGACATCCTCATTGACATTATTAACCGCCAAG GTCTAGATTGTGACATCGACATCCCTAAGACCATCCAGAGAGTACGGCAGCAGAGGTCAGGCATGGTGCAGACAGAGGCCCAGTACAAGTTCATCTACATGGCTGTGCAGCAGTACATAGACACAGCTCAGAAGAgactggaggaggagcag AGGAATAAGATGAAGGAGAGGGAATATTCCAATATCAAATATCCCCAGATGACCAACTCAAGGTCCAAAGCCAGCATGGCATCCTCACGCTCTTCTTCTGT GATGACAAATGATGATTCATCAAGTGTGTACGAGAACATAAACTTTAAAAGCCCTCAGACATCTTTTAGCAGTAACACCAGGAGGTAA